A genome region from Bacillus thermozeamaize includes the following:
- a CDS encoding copper oxidase has product MGKRWKRISVAIAAIAILLTGCVNSGGNSMNMDHSSMTMGQKQDQEQEQAGTTTKTAVMTGKEFILTAKASQQELAPGVTLPVWTFNNSVPGPEIRVKQGETVKITLRNELPEPVSIHWHGYPVPNAMDGVPGVTQNAVQPGQSFTYEFKATVPGTYWYHSHQDSVNQVDRGLYGALIVEPKDGLKVDRDYTLILDEWMSAGMNMSGGNMSGSNMTGMDHSNMNMNGSNDNGKSMNHGQMNMGNGNMGNGGHDMSMYDLFTINGKSGSLVEKLPVKQGEKVRIRLINAGFLTHQIHLHGHEFKITAVDGQPLNTPGVLKDNVVAIAPGERYDIEFEANNPGQWFIEDHGDKEAVKGMKAIIAYEGSAGGADQPNEKAQLAAVDLSRYGQAGKMNFTLDQKYTLEYTMNLNTENKNGDTVYTINGKTFPETEPIKVKKGDTVKVRLVNNSKTDDHPMHLHGHFFQVLSKNGKPLEGAPVIKDTLNLKPGEEYVVAFQADNEGNWMFHCHDLHHASAGMVTEVKYTDYKAGFVPDPKAGNKPE; this is encoded by the coding sequence ATGGGCAAGCGGTGGAAACGAATAAGCGTAGCGATAGCCGCCATCGCCATTTTATTAACGGGATGTGTCAACTCTGGCGGAAATTCGATGAACATGGATCACTCAAGCATGACGATGGGGCAAAAACAGGATCAAGAGCAAGAGCAAGCGGGCACAACCACCAAAACGGCCGTGATGACCGGCAAAGAGTTTATATTGACGGCAAAAGCCAGCCAACAAGAGCTGGCACCGGGGGTTACGCTTCCCGTCTGGACATTCAACAACTCTGTCCCTGGTCCGGAAATCCGGGTCAAACAAGGAGAGACTGTCAAAATCACCTTGAGAAATGAACTGCCCGAACCGGTCTCCATCCACTGGCACGGTTATCCTGTTCCGAATGCGATGGATGGCGTTCCGGGCGTCACGCAAAACGCTGTTCAACCGGGGCAGTCTTTCACGTATGAGTTTAAAGCCACCGTGCCCGGAACGTACTGGTATCATTCGCATCAAGACAGCGTCAATCAAGTCGACCGCGGCCTGTACGGGGCATTGATCGTGGAACCCAAAGACGGACTCAAGGTTGATCGCGATTACACGCTGATTTTGGATGAGTGGATGAGTGCCGGCATGAACATGTCCGGCGGCAACATGTCAGGTTCAAATATGACCGGTATGGACCACAGCAATATGAATATGAACGGGTCCAACGATAACGGCAAATCCATGAACCACGGCCAAATGAACATGGGCAACGGCAACATGGGCAACGGTGGACACGATATGAGCATGTACGATTTGTTCACGATCAACGGGAAATCCGGTTCGCTCGTGGAAAAACTGCCCGTCAAACAAGGGGAAAAAGTGCGCATCCGGCTCATCAACGCAGGCTTCCTCACGCATCAAATCCACCTGCACGGACATGAGTTTAAAATTACGGCTGTCGACGGACAACCGCTGAACACCCCGGGCGTACTAAAAGACAATGTTGTTGCCATCGCACCCGGGGAACGCTACGATATCGAATTCGAAGCCAACAATCCCGGCCAATGGTTTATCGAAGATCACGGGGACAAGGAAGCCGTTAAAGGGATGAAGGCCATCATCGCCTATGAAGGGTCTGCCGGTGGGGCGGATCAGCCGAACGAAAAGGCGCAATTGGCGGCGGTGGACCTCAGCCGCTACGGACAGGCCGGAAAGATGAACTTTACACTGGATCAAAAGTACACGCTGGAATACACGATGAATTTAAACACGGAAAACAAGAACGGCGATACGGTCTATACGATTAACGGAAAAACGTTTCCGGAAACAGAGCCGATCAAAGTCAAAAAAGGAGATACCGTAAAGGTTCGTCTTGTGAACAATTCCAAGACCGACGATCATCCGATGCATCTGCACGGACATTTCTTCCAGGTCCTCAGCAAAAACGGTAAACCGCTGGAAGGTGCCCCCGTCATCAAAGATACGTTGAATCTGAAACCAGGAGAAGAATACGTTGTCGCCTTCCAGGCCGACAACGAAGGCAACTGGATGTTCCACTGCCACGATCTGCACCACGCGTCTGCCGGCATGGTGACAGAAGTGAAATATACGGATTACAAAGCCGGTTTCGTTCCCGATCCAAAGGCCGGAAACAAACCAGAATAA